From the Lathyrus oleraceus cultivar Zhongwan6 chromosome 4, CAAS_Psat_ZW6_1.0, whole genome shotgun sequence genome, one window contains:
- the LOC127076766 gene encoding WAT1-related protein At4g30420 isoform X2, whose protein sequence is MHILLYFFGRAKRYYKTKQANLDLFFYLSLGKHITLYQNLYFEGLYLSSSSIASAMINLIPGVTFIIAAFVGMEKVNIRSLRTIAKIMGTLICICGALSIVLLKGPKLLNAKIIPSKSIMAGTDEDWLLGCVFLLGGSVAWSAWLVLQVPVYKSHPNYLSLSSWTCLISTLQSAVVTVFLEPDLNAWKMNSLLQFGSTLYAGIMGSAVMFCLQAWCITQRGPLFSAMFSPLVTVIVTVLAALVLHEEIYIGSLIGAIGVIIGLYIVLWGKAGDVVDVKENIDPKSMANESDGKENYKIDLEEPLLHDESTSHY, encoded by the exons ATGcatattttattatatttttttggAAGAGCAAAACGATATTATAAAACAAAACAGGCAAACTTAGATCTCTTCTTCTACCTGTCTCTCGGCAAACA CATTACATTGTATCAAAATCTATATTTTGAGGGACTTTATCTATCTTCATCATCAATTGCAAGTGCCATGATCAATCTTATTCCAGGAGTTACATTTATAATAGCAGCATTTGTAGG AATGGAGAAAGTAAATATTAGAAGTTTGAGAACTATAGCCAAAATTATGGGAACATTGATATGTATTTGTGGAGCTTTGTCTATAGTATTGTTGAAGGGTCCGAAACTATTAAATGCAAAAATCATACCTTCAAAATCAATCATGGCTGGAACTGATGAGGATTGGTTGCTAGGATGTGTTTTTCTTTTGGGAGGTAGTGTTGCCTGGTCAGCTTGGCTCGTTTTGCAG GTTCCAGTTTACAAAAGTCATCCTAATTATTTATCACTCTCATCTTGGACGTGTTTAATTTCAACATTACAATCAGCAGTAGTGACAGTATTCTTGGAGCCAGACCTTAATGCATGGAAGATGAATTCTCTACTTCAATTTGGTTCCACTTTATATGCC GGAATTATGGGATCAGCGGTTATGTTTTGCCTTCAAGCATGGTGCATAACACAGAGAGGACCTCTTTTCTCTGCAATGTTTAGTCCTCTTGTGACAGTGATTGTGACTGTATTGGCTGCTTTGGTACTTCATGAGGAAATATATATTGGAAG CTTGATAGGTGCAATTGGAGTCATTATTGGATTGTATATTGTGCTTTGGGGTAAAGCTGGAGATGTAGTTGATGTCAAAGAGAACATAGATCCAAAATCTATGGCTAATGAATCTGATGGAAAAGAAAACTATAAAATTGATTTGGAAGAACCTCTTTTACATGATGAATCTACTTCACATTATTGA
- the LOC127076766 gene encoding WAT1-related protein At4g30420 isoform X1, giving the protein MASLNMEYYLPIIVMVIIQFIYSGMTLGTRIALLEGMSPRVFVVYRHAFATIFLAPIAYLSSRRNSVSCSLNLKSFSWIFLNSLIGITLYQNLYFEGLYLSSSSIASAMINLIPGVTFIIAAFVGMEKVNIRSLRTIAKIMGTLICICGALSIVLLKGPKLLNAKIIPSKSIMAGTDEDWLLGCVFLLGGSVAWSAWLVLQVPVYKSHPNYLSLSSWTCLISTLQSAVVTVFLEPDLNAWKMNSLLQFGSTLYAGIMGSAVMFCLQAWCITQRGPLFSAMFSPLVTVIVTVLAALVLHEEIYIGSLIGAIGVIIGLYIVLWGKAGDVVDVKENIDPKSMANESDGKENYKIDLEEPLLHDESTSHY; this is encoded by the exons ATGGCAAGTTTGAACATGGAATACTATCTTCCAATAATAGTTATGGTGATCATACAGTTTATATATTCTGGTATGACTCTTGGGACAAGAATTGCCCTTTTGGAGGGTATGAGTCCAAGGGTATTTGTGGTATATCGTCATGCTTTTGCAACTATTTTTCTTGCTCCTATTGCTTATTTATCATCAAG GAGAAACTCTGTCTCCTGCTCCTTAAATTTAAAGAGTTTTTCCTGGATATTCTTGAATTCATTGATTGG CATTACATTGTATCAAAATCTATATTTTGAGGGACTTTATCTATCTTCATCATCAATTGCAAGTGCCATGATCAATCTTATTCCAGGAGTTACATTTATAATAGCAGCATTTGTAGG AATGGAGAAAGTAAATATTAGAAGTTTGAGAACTATAGCCAAAATTATGGGAACATTGATATGTATTTGTGGAGCTTTGTCTATAGTATTGTTGAAGGGTCCGAAACTATTAAATGCAAAAATCATACCTTCAAAATCAATCATGGCTGGAACTGATGAGGATTGGTTGCTAGGATGTGTTTTTCTTTTGGGAGGTAGTGTTGCCTGGTCAGCTTGGCTCGTTTTGCAG GTTCCAGTTTACAAAAGTCATCCTAATTATTTATCACTCTCATCTTGGACGTGTTTAATTTCAACATTACAATCAGCAGTAGTGACAGTATTCTTGGAGCCAGACCTTAATGCATGGAAGATGAATTCTCTACTTCAATTTGGTTCCACTTTATATGCC GGAATTATGGGATCAGCGGTTATGTTTTGCCTTCAAGCATGGTGCATAACACAGAGAGGACCTCTTTTCTCTGCAATGTTTAGTCCTCTTGTGACAGTGATTGTGACTGTATTGGCTGCTTTGGTACTTCATGAGGAAATATATATTGGAAG CTTGATAGGTGCAATTGGAGTCATTATTGGATTGTATATTGTGCTTTGGGGTAAAGCTGGAGATGTAGTTGATGTCAAAGAGAACATAGATCCAAAATCTATGGCTAATGAATCTGATGGAAAAGAAAACTATAAAATTGATTTGGAAGAACCTCTTTTACATGATGAATCTACTTCACATTATTGA
- the LOC127138205 gene encoding tetraspanin-8-like, with product MAEVCERVKLIRFSNNLIGILNFLTLLLSIPILVMGVWLHKQSTTECERFLEKPIIALGVFLLVVSLMGLIGACCRVSWLLWFYLLVMFLLIVLLFAFTIFAFVVTNKGAGEALSNRGYKEYRLGDYSNWLQNKVTNGNTWERIRGCLESGKLCSEYHFKFLNDNIEKFHAEQLSALQGF from the exons ATGGCGGAAGTTTGtgag CGTGTAAAATTAATTCGATTCAGTAACAACCTAATCGGAATCCTCAATTTCCTAACCCTACTCCTCTCAATCCCAATTCTAGTCATGGGAGTATGGCTCCACAAACAATCCACCACTGAATGCGAACGCTTCTTAGAAAAACCCATTATTGCCCTTGGCGTTTTCCTCTTGGTTGTTTCTCTCATGGGTTTAATCGGTGCTTGTTGCAGAGTCTCATGGCTTCTGTGGTTCTATCTTCTCGTCATGTTCTTGCTTATTGTTCTTCTTTTCGCTTTCACGATCTTTGCGTTTGTTGTTACTAACAAAGGTGCGGGTGAAGCTTTGTCGAATCGGGGGTATAAGGAGTATAGGCTTGGGGATTATTCGAATTGGTTGCAGAATAAGGTTACGAATGGGAATACTTGGGAGAGGATTAGGGGTTGTTTGGAATCGGGGAAGCTTTGCTCTGAATATCATTTCAAGTTTTTGAATGATAATATTGAGAAATTTCATGCTGAACAGTTGTCTGCTCTTCAG GGTTTTTGA
- the LOC127076767 gene encoding uncharacterized protein LOC127076767 isoform X2 → MKLLKRNDLPLQPGTADIVFSICYNTDEWELINKYAKRFVKAGVKLRQTSFDTWMRFAAKRGDTESLWKIEKLRSDSMKQHTLATGFSCAKGLLLERKPNDAVAIIQVLNQTLSEAKKSVMKDELQKLVSEWPLEVLKHKKEEERKTLAASLKSDILDMVTNLNTGLEANISLEDLNRKESIPQ, encoded by the exons ATGAAACTTTTGAAGAGGAATGATTTACCATTGCAACCGGGCACGGCAGATATAGTTTTTAG CATTTGTTACAATACAGATGAATGGGAGTTGATTAATAAGTACGCGAAAAGGTTTGTTAAGGCTGGTGTAAAACTACGACAAACCTCATTTGATACATGGATGAGATTTGCTGCCAAAAGAG GAGACACTGAGTCATTATGGAAAATAGAAAAGTTGAGATCTGATTCAATGAAGCAGCACACTTTGGCAACTGGGTTTTCTTGCGCCAAG GGCCTTTTATTGGAACGTAAACCTAATGACGCCGTTGCCATCATTCAAGTTCTAAATCAG ACTTTGTCTGAGGCCAAAAAGTCAGTCATGAAGGATGAACTTCAGAAACTTGTATCCGAGTGGCCTTTGGAAGTTCTGAAGCACAAAAAAGAAGAGGAAAGAAAG ACATTAGCAGCCTCTTTGAAATCTGATATCCTTGACATGGTTACTAATTTGAACACGGGACTTGAGGCTAACATAAGTTTGGAAGACCTAAACCGAAAAGAGAGCATTCCACAATAG
- the LOC127076767 gene encoding uncharacterized protein LOC127076767 isoform X1, with product MKLLKRNDLPLQPGTADIVFSICYNTDEWELINKYAKRFVKAGVKLRQTSFETWMGFAAKRVELAEMLSTDMQKEGLHGRTLTLKLKTTSFEVRNRAVTLQNYINSSEDILKHASKLLKAELPVSVRLIGLRVSQFNGDKSGSGATPDRTQKTITNFITSGEANRKKDPFSDVTDHDFISDIETDPSIDVGHTSQLDSRDPFDGNHSLDVNHQSCTLWKNDGAEKVQTSGNDAASSHHSACTEMLGSTSFQGKFEGKNVIGLCFFSQDQKHRINRQSKSKKQKLSQREGRYTPIDYFFVKE from the exons ATGAAACTTTTGAAGAGGAATGATTTACCATTGCAACCGGGCACGGCAGATATAGTTTTTAG CATTTGTTACAATACAGATGAATGGGAGTTGATTAATAAGTACGCGAAAAGGTTTGTTAAGGCTGGTGTAAAACTACGACAAACCTCATTTGAAACATGGATGGGATTTGCTGCCAAAAGAG TGGAGCTTGCTGAAATGCTGTCCACAGACATGCAGAAAGAGGGCCTTCATGGGCGAACGTTGACTCTTAAACTGAAAACTACTTCTTTTGAG GTTCGGAATAGAGCTGTGACTTTACAAAACTACATCAACTCAAGTGAGGATATTCTGAAGCATGCATCAAAATTGCTGAAAGCTGAACTTCCCGTTTCAGTAAGATTAATAG GTCTTAGAGTATCACAGTTTAACGGAGATAAAAGTGGTAGTGGTGCTACCCCTGATCGTACACAGAAGACTATTACCAATTTCATTACTTCAGGAGAAGCCAATAGGAAAAAGGACCCTTTTTCAGATGTTACAGATCATGACTTTATCAGTGATATAGAAACTGATCCTTCGATTGATGTTGGGCACACAAGCCAGCTTGATAGCAGAGATCCTTTTGATGGTAATCATTCATTAGATGTAAATCACCAAAGCTGCACTCTCTGGAAAAATGATGGTGCAGAGAAG GTACAAACTTCTGGTAATGATGCTGCAAGTTCTCACCACAGTGCATGTACAGAGATGCTTGGATCAACTTCATTCCAGGGGAAGTTTGAGGGGAAAAATGTGATAGGTCTATGTTTTTTCAGTCAGGATCAAAAGCACCGAATCAATAGACAAAGCAAATCCAAGAAGCAAAAGTTGTCGCAGAGAGAGGGCCGATATACGCCCATTGATTATTTTTTTGTTAAGGAGTAA